The sequence AGATACAAAATGTCCACATTTGTGAATCTCCAAGAGTGCCTTCCCTGTTTACACGTCCTGCTGCCTGCAGCAAAGACACAAGCGAGCCAAGTTCTCGAAATCCATTTCTAAAAGACAAGTTTACTCCAGCTTCAACACAAGATGTTGCAATGAGAGTCCAATCAGTATCTTCTTTACTTTCTAATCGATTCCTTACCCGTTGGAGTGTGTTGTCACGATCATCAGAAGTTAGAGCAGTTGATAAATGTTCAACCCGCCCCCGTCCAAAATGTTTCGCAAAATAATCTGCCAATACAGCTGCACTTTGAACGGTATTCATGATGACCAATCGCGGACCAGGAAAGCCAGCAATCCAGTCAGAAGTTTCTTTTGTTCCTCTAGGCTGCAAGTCATTATGATAGGAAATCCGGTTATTTTCATAACTCGAAAGTTGACTGCGAATTTCCTCATTAACGATTTCCGGTATGTTATCGGAGTCATTTCTATCAGATATTTCAGGAATTGTCCAAAAGCGATTCAACGAGCCGGATGCCAATACCCAGTAGCAATCCCATTCGGCGGCATAAATATTGATCCATTTCCAAGCAAGTGGCAGAAGACTGACCGGTAAAGCAGCATGAGCCTCATCTACGAATATGGCACTTCCTGGCAATTCATGCAGACGACGTAACGTTGCAGAAGAGTTAGATGCAAGCGTTTCAAAGAAAGCAACAGCAGTCGTCACAATAATTGGCGCACGCCAAAGTGCGGTTAAATATCTGGTATCCTCACTTTCAAAATCTGCACGATGGTGCAACTCTGCTACAACATCCTCAGCGTTCTCACCCGGCAAAACGAGCATATCTCGATAGATATCAACTGATTGCTTAATGATATTGGTAAATGGCAGTATCACAAAAATACGTCGCAATCCACGTTTTTCTGCTTGTGCAAGCAAATGCGCCATAACTGCCGTTGTTTTCCCAGAACCTACCGGACTATCACAAGAGCTAATTCCTGAATTGATGTCGGCATCTCGACACACGTGATACATCTTATTGCGCAAGGTATTTCTCTCATCATTGGCGCCCTTTTGCTGTAACTCGGCAATACAACGGTCTAATCGTGCAAGACGCTCGTCTGGACGCAACAGAATCGTTTTTTCGACGGATGGATACTGTCGATAATGAGTGGCCGTGTCGGTATGGTCGGCATCTGAAATGCATGATAATAGCAGTCGAAAGAAAACCGAACGGTTTCCCTTAATTGCTTCCTCAGGATATCTGAAGTGGCTTTCTATGAGGCTATCATGAATTGCTTCTAATTGGGGCACTTCTCTATCTACATCAGAAGCAATGGAAACATCACGAAAAATTGCATCACCCTTATTCATTTCAACAGAAAAATCCGGGAAGCCAAGGTGATGAGCCTGTATCGCAGCAGCGGAAATTGCGGAAAAGTGCTTGCAGTTCAAAAAATGGGCCGCCCCTGCGTCCTGATGATGTCGTGGAAGAAACTTTGACGATTTTCTCCCAGACAGCACCTCTTGGTTATCTTTGTTTAACTTGCCCATATCGTGATAGACAGCTGCCTTTTCCACCACTTGCGATAGCAGGTCTTTGTCACATTCAGAATAACTGGTCATAGCGCGTACATATTCGCATGCACGCGATCTTACACCACAA is a genomic window of Veillonellales bacterium containing:
- a CDS encoding DEAD/DEAH box helicase; this translates as MIYLAHSKKGNIPEQEYSTHICGVRSRACEYVRAMTSYSECDKDLLSQVVEKAAVYHDMGKLNKDNQEVLSGRKSSKFLPRHHQDAGAAHFLNCKHFSAISAAAIQAHHLGFPDFSVEMNKGDAIFRDVSIASDVDREVPQLEAIHDSLIESHFRYPEEAIKGNRSVFFRLLLSCISDADHTDTATHYRQYPSVEKTILLRPDERLARLDRCIAELQQKGANDERNTLRNKMYHVCRDADINSGISSCDSPVGSGKTTAVMAHLLAQAEKRGLRRIFVILPFTNIIKQSVDIYRDMLVLPGENAEDVVAELHHRADFESEDTRYLTALWRAPIIVTTAVAFFETLASNSSATLRRLHELPGSAIFVDEAHAALPVSLLPLAWKWINIYAAEWDCYWVLASGSLNRFWTIPEISDRNDSDNIPEIVNEEIRSQLSSYENNRISYHNDLQPRGTKETSDWIAGFPGPRLVIMNTVQSAAVLADYFAKHFGRGRVEHLSTALTSDDRDNTLQRVRNRLESKEDTDWTLIATSCVEAGVNLSFRNGFRELGSLVSLLQAAGRVNREGTLGDSQMWTFCISEDGMLKLNPGLKESASVLKGYFEINKTISPELSTQSIVDEIALYGLSGKHKSLVDNESIQEFRQVEHDFKVIDTDTRLVVVDATVAEQLKYGKINWRNLQKVSVQIAKFKLDELKTPMVVDNIYRWNLDYDDFLGYMAGIVKLKKYSGEVLIV